The Entelurus aequoreus isolate RoL-2023_Sb linkage group LG03, RoL_Eaeq_v1.1, whole genome shotgun sequence genome contains the following window.
aatacatacatgcatacaaatcaGCTTTGggacaaataataaaataatagtacAAATAGTACTTATGATAGTTCTGTTTTATTGAGCAAGAAGTGTCTCTCTCCTGCGTTTGGCAGTTATGTTAAAATCTAAAGGCTTTAGTGTTAAACCGTAAGAACAATTGAGGGACACGTCTTTATCAGGGCATTTTTCAAAGTGACATTGCTGAAGAAGGATCGCAGAGAACAAGAAGATCTCCACCTTGGCAATTTGGTCTCCAATGCATCTTCTTTTCCCCGCAGAGAAGATCATAACATTGTTAGTGAGATCCTTGTCTAGGGAGCCGTTTTCATCAATGAAGCGTGAGGGGTCAAAGATGTGCGGGTCCTCCCACTTCAGGGGGTCATGATTGATGGACCATTGATTGATGAAGACCACCGTGTCTTTTGGAATGTGATGACCCTCAATGGTGACGTCTGAGGTTGTTGAGTGGGGGATTGTAAGCGGCACGAAACTGGTGAATCGCATTGTTTCATAGATGAAGGCATCCAGGTACGCCAGGGGACCTCTGTCATCCACAGAGGGCAGCCTGTTTGGCCCCACCACCGTGTCAATGAGCTGATGAAGCTCTGTTTGAATTTTAGGGTGTTTCACCAGGAGTAGCAGGATCCATTCTAGAGCAGTGGAAACAGTATCCAGACCTGCACCGATGAGATCGGACACCGTCCCTTCAGTGTAGCCTTTAGTGAGACCGTTCTCGCTCTCAGTCTTGTCAATGACACTGATGATGGCATCACTCATATCCCGGGTTACCTCTGGATCAAACGTATTTCTGTGCTCTTCCACTTTATTCTGGACAAACCCAAAAAACTCCTTGTTAATGTTTTTGAAGTTCTTGAAAACACTGCGGACAGGATTGGGGAAAGACTGAAGCCACGGCATCACATCCACCAAGCTGCCAGCTCCAACAGTCTCTCCAAACTTATGTACCCTCTGTAACAAGGCTCGGAACTCGGCATCATCGTGTCCGTAACGTTTTCCGAAGCACAAGGCACAAATCACATTAGCTGCAGCTACTGTCAGCTCATGAGTGGGGTTGAAATACTGGGCATGAGAGCCGAGTTTGAAGAAAATCTCAACCAATTCCTTAGCTTCGGCCACAATTTGCTGCTCAAATGCTTTTTTGGTTTGGCTGTTGGCAGATGAGAACGCTCTGATTGTTGACTGAGCAACTTTTCTGTGCATCTTCCACTCTTTGCTGTAATTAGTAAAAGTCATGCTTTTCCCTCCTGACACGCACTGAAAAGACACAAAGTCCGGTCTGCCGGCAAACTCCTTGCTGTGCTGTATCAGGGCCTGACGTATCACCCTGTTTCCGTTCAGCACAACAATGTCACTGCAACCTAGCCGTATCTGGTATACGTTACCATATTTCTTCGCTAGTTTGGCGAAGGTGATGTGAGGCATCGGACCCAGCTGCATAGCATTCCCCACAACGGGCCATGCGAAGGGTCCCGGCAGCTTTGTCTTGCGCCGGAGGTTCCTCATCCACAGACTGGCCTCCAGACACATAAGaaaaataaaagatgcaaccagaGCAGGCTGGAGCTGGCCACTCCATTCTCTGGTAATGCCGCTGCTCTTCACAGCAAACTCAGCGTCAACTTGAGCCATAGTGTTATCCCTTATTTGTTTGTTCCAAAAAATTTGATCAACTCAAAGCTTTAAATAATTCCGAGAAGTTCAGCTTGAGTTAATATAGTCCCATCCAAGGTCTTTCTGGTATGTGTTCATTTATCACGATTGATAAAAATAAAGGACTTCAAGCAGAACTCCTAGTTTGGCAGCCCCTCCAAAGCAGGCTAATGACGATATCTTGATTAGGCTGAGCTGTTAGCTGTGGTTCGGCTCATCTTCAGATGACCACTTTAGAAGAAAGCAGATTCAAACCTTCCCTTATATGCGTCTCTACGGTGGGAGGGGTCCGCAACTCAGGTTTTTTTCAATATGGTTTCTCCCCTCCCATTTTGACCACAGTTTGCAGACCTTAGTCCTACTTAGGCCTCCTTCCACGAGCATCCCTTGTAGAATACGTAGCAGAGGAGATACTTCATAGGCCATGTTGCCAAGATCTAGATATTTATGGTCTGTGTGCAAGATAAACACGTAGAATGGAaggtgtttttcttttaaaagatGTCCTGTAAATTAGGTTTGATAATATGTATCATTAATGATCATGTTTATTACCCCTAATTAATCAATTATGCAGGATATATAAAGGTACAATatatgatcatatattgctgtatGCCCGTTCATGctaaaataaacaacaaatgtTTCCCAAGTGATGCATCTGTTTCAATTCTGTCTGTATAGAGCAAACCGATTTGAGAACACAGGACTCAAGCATGTGTGGATGTGAGTGCTTGTGCAACTTAAAAACTCATTAGCTTGTGGTTTGGTGATATGCAGCCTCAAATCAAGGTTTGTTTCGCCCAAAAACAACAAGTAATGACAAACAATGGTGGCTTCATATTGCTGCCACATGTGTGATAGTATGGCCGACATAAAACCTCACTTGATGTGGAAGTCAGAGATGCGCTAGTTTTGTGGGCCTTAATCTAATCACAAAGAATAGCATAAAATCAAGTCCAGACTCAGAAAACAACACATTGTTGACAGTTTTTATTGTTAATACTTTTTTCAGATATAGCTTATTTCATCATATAAGGCCAACACACGAAGCCCAGCTGAGGAGTTggttgcaaaacaaaaaaaacatgcactGAGCGTGCAGGAATAAAGAGGGCGCAGGAACATCCGTGTAGCTTTGAAAaccttgtaaacaaacatggtgaTGATAATGCctcttggaagaaaaaaaacatctgcAATGTGTGTACTGCTGGGAATGAGGTTTGGCGTGCGGCGCTCGGGGAAACACTTGGcgcacaaaaaaaaagtgtctgcatATTTTTTCTGATGGATGCTCCTTGATGAAAGACTTCCTCTTCACTTTCCAAGTTTTCTTTTCCCTTCCATCATCACATTTCATTTCATGCGTTCACATACTTTTGATTACAGTAGATAGTGTGATAGATAACATTTATACTTTACACTTTATTTATACTTGTTACTGTATTGTCATGCTCAAAACTTGTAAAAAATCAGTGAAAAAGCATGACGTGACAAAGGTTAAATATAGTCAAAGATTGAGAACAAGTGACTAACATTCGCTTACGTTATAATGTTAGTTTAAATGGACATTTGTGGGATGTGGCTAGGCTCCTGTGCACATCTTACACATACATGCTCATACAAAACTAGCATTTACCTCTTAATAAACATGTACAAAATGGAAAACTTCTTGCATTAAAACTATTAACCTGAATTCCTACTCATTAACATTACAGCTTCCACACTGTACTCTCAACAGCAATGCatgtttaaatatattaaatagtAACATTTTCAACAGAACTCAGTGCAGGTTTGCTGATATTCACTGTTAAATGTCACTGGTGGGGTAGTGTGGGGAAGTCTCTGCTGGTTTTAATTCCCAGTTTTAGTGCATACCACTCACACTGGGGAAAACAAGTCAAGTAACTTTCCTCTGAGCTTGGCGCTGACACAGTACCTGAGGGGCTTCAGTGAGAGCCCGTAGGAACAGTCCTGAGTGACGGGTTGGGAGGGGTCGCTCGCTAAGCTACACTGGTGCAGCAAGACCGCCGTGAATAAAAACACTTCCACCTTGGCGATCTGGTCACCAATACAGCGCCGCTTACCTGTTGAGAAAATCATAACACTGTTGGTGATGTCTTTATCGAGGGCCCCGTTTTCACTCAGGAAGCGCGAGGGCTCAAATATATGCGGATCCTTCCATTTCAGAGGGTCATGGTTGACGGACCACTGGTTGATGAAGACCACTGTGTCTTTGGGGATGTTGAGACCCTCGATGGTGACATCGCAGGTAGTGGAATGGGGGATGGTGAGCGGGACGAAGCTGGTAAAACGCATGGTCTCGTAGATGAAGGCATCCAGGTATGCCAAGCGGATGCGATCTTCTGTTGAGGGAAGTCTGTCTGGACCCACCACTTTGTCTATGAGGTCATGTAGCTTAGCTTGCTCCTCTGGATATTTGACCAGGACCAGGATGATCCACTGCATGATGGTGGATATTGTGTCTTGGCCTGCCCCGATTAGATCTGTCACTGTCGCTTCTACAAAGTCTTTTGTCAGGCCGCTCTCTTTTCCGTGCTCGATCACGTTGATGATGGCGTCACTCATGTCTCGGGTCACATCTGGACTGAAGGACTCTCTGTGCTCTATCACTTTATCTGTCACATATGCAAAAAACTCCTCGTTGAGACTTTTAAAGTTTTCGTAGATGCTGCGGACCGGGTTGGGGAAGGACTGCAGCCAGGGCATGACATCTACCAAGCTGCCTGCGCCGACGGTCTCACCAAATTTGGCCAACCTTGTCAACATTGTCCTGAACTCCAGGTCGTCGTGGCCGTATCGCCTCCCGAAGCAAAGCGCGCACAGGACGTTAGCGGCGGCTACTGTGAACTCATGAGAAGGGTCAAAATACCGTCCATCCGCGCTGTGATGCAAGAAGGCCCGCACCAGTTCCAAAGCCTCTGCCATAACGTGCTGCTCAAAGGCTTTCCTGGTTTGACTGTTTGCGGAGGAAAAGGCTCTCAGGCTGGACTGTGCAATTTTCCTGTGTGCCCTCCACTGTTTGCTGTAATTAGTAAATGTTAGGCTCCTGCCTCCAGAGATCATCTGGAAGGAAAGAAAGTTTGGCCTGCCTGCAAACTCCTTGCTGTGCTGTATGAGAGCCTGACGTATCGCCCTGTCTCCGTTCAGCACCACAATGTCACTGCAACCTAGCCGTATCTGGTACACGTTACCATATTTCTTGGCTAGTCTGGCGAAGGTGATGTGAGGCATCTGACCCAGCTGCATGGCGTTGCCCACTACAGGCCAGGCGAAGGGTCCCGGCAGCCTTCTCTTGAGCCTCAGGTTCCTGAACCACAGGCAGGCTTccaagcagaagaagaagataaAAGATGCAACCAGAGCAGGCTGGACCTGTCCGCTCCATTCTCGCATAATGCTGCTGCTCTTCATGCCAAAGTCAGTGTCCACTGCCATCAGgacaaatattcttccaaatagaaaaaaaaagaaaccttaAATTTATGGGCTCaaaatgtgctcaaaatgtaGTTTTTAGGTTTAGAGAGTAAAAATAAATCTGTTTTCCCTAATCGGGTAGGATGAAAATGTCAGAAAAGTTTACCAAGTCTAGGAATTTATTATAATAAAgacccagagagagagagaaaaaaaatcaataaaaagagTTTGGTTGAAGTTTTTTTTGCAGATGATTTAAGGTTTGAGTGTCTGCCTTGAGCTTCCACCACCTTCTTATATGTTTTGCTTTTAGTGGGCAGGGCTCCGGATAAATTTCATACTCCTCCCATTGTGGAAGTCCTGCAGACCCCCACTACATTATCTCCCTGCCGCCTAGCGTTCTTGGAGGGGGAGGCGCGCGTCCGCGAGCAGACTCAACGGGAGCGTGCAGGCAGCAGGAACGAGCGCCGCTGGAGAGGAGAGTCAGCAATGTCTGTGTCAGAGACACAGCAACTGGTGACCGATGCAGAAGGAAACGTGTCGCGCCAATTTGTCTTACTAATTGGAGGACTGGCGGCGCTTTCATTTGTCCATGTGCAACTTTTTTTCTACTTTTCTCCTGTGGAAGACTCATTAGGCGccagaaaaaataatttaaaacggtTGGTGTAACTCTTGGTAGAGTTTCCTAGTTGTAGTTAATTTGTGCTCTGTAGACGATTGATTTAATGCAATGATAATTTGTTTGGATCTGAGTGGACTTGAGCGAGTGGATATCCAAAAGTTGCTTGGATTAAATGAATGCAGCTGTCTAATAATGGGCTCTAAAGGGGGGTTAGTATAATTCCACACGACAATAATCTTTAAAATATTCAGTAGTTTGAATAACTGAGCTAAAATTGCATTTCTATCAATGCACTTTTAATCATCAGTTGTGATGCCAACAAAACCATAATGCCACTTAAGTAAATAATTTGTAAATAAtagaaaacaaatgaaacatgctGGATATAAGCACACCAATATGTTTAAAATATCCCACACAATCATTTAGGGCTGGTACAATAAACAGGCACCATAATTCGGGGCAGACAAGACATCAAATATTAATATCTGACTTTGCGGCAACATCATATTTTAtgctgcacatactgtacattctgCAGTGTTGCATGAGAGAGGAGATCACATCATAGCACAGAGAAGTTTAGTTGGCCCACTTTTACCAACTCTTTAGATGTACACATAAATACGACTTCTGCAGAACTTTTGCTTTTAATTAACTGTGTTGTATACATCATGCCTAAATGATGTAAACAAACAGGAAATGTGTCATTCTTTCACGTTAATTGTCCTACAAAAAGGCATTTACAGATATCAAGTTCTGCTATTTCCGAGCCCGGAAGGCATTTGTCTTTTGAAATGTGGCGTGGCTAAGACCCAAATCCTCCACAATGATTCCTGGGTTAACCAGAGCCATAGCAATGTCTTTGAATACCCTGCAGTGGGGATGACTGCTTCGTCTATATTCCTATGGGGGGAAACCAtcccctccttctcctcctcctcctccctcgtTGCCTGAGTCTGCTCCTTGCACACATGTGGCCACTTGCATCCCCATCACACTAATTAGAGCCAGGTTTGTGGCTGGGGAAGAGGGTGGTAGGGTGTTGGGGAGTccatgggggtgggggggggaagtGTCATGTGTGCATTTAGCGTGTGGCTGCTGTGTTTGCCTGTGATTACCTCTTGTAACCTGGCAGTGAGAGGCTGCCCCTGACCTGGCGTTGACTCTAGATgagaccagtgtgtgtgtgtgtgtgtaaaggggGGTTATTATATACACTGCATGTGCTAGTGGGTGGGGGCAGGACCAATGGCAGACCAGGCTGCTCTGGCTCTGGAGCTAATCATTGTTTACTAGTCTCATTTCCACTTCTCAGTGAGCTACTGTCACGCACAGCACCGACGGGGAGGAAGCAAGAGGGAAAGAGGGTTGGATTTTGGATCGCGTTGGGGGGTTTGCAGCAGTGAGAGCAAAACCAGGGGGCCAACAGGCAGTTGGGGAGCTGGCGGGACTGAGGAAAAAGAAATGTAGACTGAACACAGGGGCTTTTTTTAGGTGGGGGCACTGAGAAAAAGCAGCATTCAAAAATCAACAGAGACAGTAAGGGCACCAACAAAAACAACCTGCGGACAAACGCCACCTCAAACAACCAGGAGGTAACCACTGGGCATTTGTGCTCAAACATGCATATGCCTTTTATGCCAGACCACAATGCTCCGAGGGAACGTTAACCGGACAACATTGTCCTGTCCTGCGATtgtttgaaaaaacaaacatttcaagTGTTTCAAAATGGTACAAGTAAGAAGTATGTTGTGACATGCTGCAAAAAGGAGCAACACCACTCTATTTAAGTGACATATCAAGGCTGATGGTTTGGCGCAAATGTTTGATATTTTGCTCTAAAAATGTCAATGTGTACTCTACGACTGTAGGAATGTTACTTTCCATTTATTTTCCTAGGCTGCTGTGCTTGAAATAAAATTC
Protein-coding sequences here:
- the LOC133645694 gene encoding cytochrome P450 1B1-like, with the translated sequence MAQVDAEFAVKSSGITREWSGQLQPALVASFIFLMCLEASLWMRNLRRKTKLPGPFAWPVVGNAMQLGPMPHITFAKLAKKYGNVYQIRLGCSDIVVLNGNRVIRQALIQHSKEFAGRPDFVSFQCVSGGKSMTFTNYSKEWKMHRKVAQSTIRAFSSANSQTKKAFEQQIVAEAKELVEIFFKLGSHAQYFNPTHELTVAAANVICALCFGKRYGHDDAEFRALLQRVHKFGETVGAGSLVDVMPWLQSFPNPVRSVFKNFKNINKEFFGFVQNKVEEHRNTFDPEVTRDMSDAIISVIDKTESENGLTKGYTEGTVSDLIGAGLDTVSTALEWILLLLVKHPKIQTELHQLIDTVVGPNRLPSVDDRGPLAYLDAFIYETMRFTSFVPLTIPHSTTSDVTIEGHHIPKDTVVFINQWSINHDPLKWEDPHIFDPSRFIDENGSLDKDLTNNVMIFSAGKRRCIGDQIAKVEIFLFSAILLQQCHFEKCPDKDVSLNCSYGLTLKPLDFNITAKRRRETLLAQ
- the LOC133646542 gene encoding cytochrome P450 1B1-like, producing the protein MAVDTDFGMKSSSIMREWSGQVQPALVASFIFFFCLEACLWFRNLRLKRRLPGPFAWPVVGNAMQLGQMPHITFARLAKKYGNVYQIRLGCSDIVVLNGDRAIRQALIQHSKEFAGRPNFLSFQMISGGRSLTFTNYSKQWRAHRKIAQSSLRAFSSANSQTRKAFEQHVMAEALELVRAFLHHSADGRYFDPSHEFTVAAANVLCALCFGRRYGHDDLEFRTMLTRLAKFGETVGAGSLVDVMPWLQSFPNPVRSIYENFKSLNEEFFAYVTDKVIEHRESFSPDVTRDMSDAIINVIEHGKESGLTKDFVEATVTDLIGAGQDTISTIMQWIILVLVKYPEEQAKLHDLIDKVVGPDRLPSTEDRIRLAYLDAFIYETMRFTSFVPLTIPHSTTCDVTIEGLNIPKDTVVFINQWSVNHDPLKWKDPHIFEPSRFLSENGALDKDITNSVMIFSTGKRRCIGDQIAKVEVFLFTAVLLHQCSLASDPSQPVTQDCSYGLSLKPLRYCVSAKLRGKLLDLFSPV